The genomic DNA TTGATTCATATGAATAACTAATTGGTCTACAAatccaatgatttttttttattccataaATGATGTTCAAATGATGATAAAGAGAAAGAACGATTGCAATTTAAATATTTGTATAATGAAATGATGCCACTATCATCAATGAAGGAGCCAAGCAGAGTCCAAGGGATAAAATCACACAagtggaaacaaaacaaagaaacgtCAATAGTAGAATAAAATGCTACAGTCAGTTGCTCACGCACGCTTGAATGATTTCTGAGTATTGATGCACGTGAGCTCCTTTGTGGAACTTACATATATCTAAAGACGGTCAGAAATCACCCACGTGTGCGTGATGGATTGCACCACTCATCTAGAATCATGATTAGGTTTATACTCACTTTGAGCATTTGATGTTGTTGGTGGAACCACCATTTGAAATGGAAAGTATAGTCCCAAAGAATGACAAGTTCTCTGTACCACAGTTTGGACAAGGGCCCTAGACAAACAAATGTGAAATGTTAAAAACAATACAGTATCCACAATTTACGTACGTATTCTTTGCAGACATCCCTAAGAAATGGCATTTGACAAGACGGAATCCTACCTTCAGGATCAAAACATCCTTGATAATTAGCTTTGTCAGTGCCTGAGCTAAGTAAACTATGACAGGCACAGCAGCAAACCATGTAAAAATGAAGCTGAATGGCTCCGGCAGCTGCAATCCAAGAATTTATGAAAGGTTGTTTTGAATGAGTGTAAAATGGATACATACAGCAACCAAAACTTCATGGTTACAAGTTGTGTGTAATTAAAACAATATACCTCCAAAAGATATGTGATTTCGAAACCGGTCAGATCATCCAAAAAGAAGAACCTAGCAGATGAGGAAACAAGATTGTTGATTAATTCGTAGATTAGATATCATCTATGTAAACTAGACGAAAACTTCGGTGACAAGAAGTTATTAGCTGGTTAAGCAGTTGACCATATTTCGTTTATGCGCACGGAGCAAGCAGGTTTAAGCAGATGACTTACGCTGCAAGTGCGACAACAGTCGCAGGGACATTCAGCAGCAACATCTTCAAATAATCAACAGTCAGGTCACTGTAAACCTGTTGGAAGAAAGTTAATCAGTACAACCAGAACTTAGTTAGAACTTAGTTAGCCTTTTATCCCCGATTTCGCAACCAAGGTATCTCACAGaaattgtattagagaaagaaaaaaggacaGTAAAACATCCATGTAAGCTTAAGAAAACAAATAGTACTACTTAAACAACTCTTTCCATGGTAAATCAGCAGAAGTGCAGAGACATTTGGAGGACAAGCAAGAGAAAAATCTTTAGATCCGGTATTAAAGTAATGGGTTTTAATCAATACGTCTATAATCAAACAGGCGAATACGAAAAACtaaagaaatatttttttcctaaagAGATAATCCTTGTGATATTGGGTTTACATTCACATTTTGCAGTCCTTATGAAACCACAAAATTAAGGGTGCACAAGGGTAATTCATACATGGATATATAGAGAAAGAGTGTGAAAACTCAGCGTTACGCACCTTTCTAGTACGGAGACTGCATCTTGGACCCTCGACTACAATATCACTCCCTTccgtctgaaaagaagaaaattatgtTCACCAACTGAAGCAAATGGAAACGATAGATAGAAGAAACTATACTATTAATCATATTATGCGTGCCTAAACATGAAACCAACACACACTCACCTTTAGCCTCATTTTCAGATCATCATACTCTTGATCTGTCAGAATTGGTTTCCCAGACACATAGGCCATTGAGGCTTCCAGAAACTTCTGTTCATCAGAACCTGCACAGTAAAATTAAACACCAGAAACTGAAATTGTATCTTAGAAATATTACCATTATGAAATCCCAAGATATTGTGGTGCCAAGTCTCATtcagaaaaataaatgaaacactACGTACTTAGCATGACGACGCTGCTGCCTTCCCACATGAGTTCCTCCTTAAGGTTATCGAATTCCTCATTTGACATAATAGCTTTTCCGTCATAGTAGAATGACTTTACGagcaaagagaagaagaaaccatttagcatctcaaatgcGAACATCTATTAGTACTTTCTTGGATCGGTTTATCCATGGAATCATAATGTGTTTAATAGCAAAACACTATAGTACTATAAAACATTAAAATGTAGTGTAAAATTACTTGTAGAGCTTGAAGAAAATCTTGTTCAAGTTCACCCAAAGACTTCTTCTTCTGGTCTATGCTACAATACGGCAAAATTTTACTGTCAACGACGTCATCATTTTCGACCTTGCCTGAAAAAGGATATTGGACATGATTCAGGAAATATTCCAAAAACAAACCAAGAAAAGAGTATAAATTTctgaaaaagagaaagaaatgaTTTTCAAGAACTGACTGCAAAAGAGATCAGCATACGTGGTCTACATAGCATTACTCGTTAAATTGTACAATAAAACTTCGTATGCAAAAAACTTGTCCACACTTTATGGTGTCAGCTAACATAGTTTAAGACTGAATCATGAATAAGTCCCTTTCAATCTGCATTAAAACTAAGAAAGTAAAACATCAAattgaacattttcttcttcttttattgttattatttttaatttttatttattcaaaagtttaaattattaaatactATCATGGCTACTGCGACTTAAGAATTAACTCATTTGTATACTTAGGTTGGT from Pyrus communis chromosome 17, drPyrComm1.1, whole genome shotgun sequence includes the following:
- the LOC137723461 gene encoding PGR5-like protein 1A, chloroplastic, which codes for MATKLGFTLTSTTPFNPSIQRPFVSASSSSSTRVESFQISGRQLCLRRRRLLVLPAKATADQQGKVENDDVVDSKILPYCSIDQKKKSLGELEQDFLQALQSFYYDGKAIMSNEEFDNLKEELMWEGSSVVMLSSDEQKFLEASMAYVSGKPILTDQEYDDLKMRLKTEGSDIVVEGPRCSLRTRKVYSDLTVDYLKMLLLNVPATVVALAAFFFLDDLTGFEITYLLELPEPFSFIFTWFAAVPVIVYLAQALTKLIIKDVLILKGPCPNCGTENLSFFGTILSISNGGSTNNIKCSNCGTPLVYDSKSRLITLPEGSNA